ACCCTTGATGTCGGTGACGGCCTTGGCGACGTCCGCCGTGACCGTGCCGGTCTTCGGGTTGGGCATCAGGTTGCGGGGGCCCAGGATCTTTCCGAGGCGTCCCACCTTGCCCATGAGGTCGGGGGTCGCGACCGCTGCGTCGAAGTCGGTCCAACCGCCGGAGACCTTCTCGATCATGTCGTCGGAACCGACGAAGTCGGCGCCGGCCGCGATGGCGGCCTCTGCCCGGTCACCGGTCGCGAAAACCAGGACGCGGGCGGTCTTGCCGGTGCCGTGGGGGAGGTTCACGGTGCCGCGAACCATCTGGTCCGCCTTGCGGGGGTCCACTCCGAGGCGGAAGGACACCTCCACCGTCGCGTCGAACTTCGACGGGTTGGTCTCCTTCGCGAGGACTACCGCTTCGAGGGGGGCGTACTGCTTGTCCGCCTCGATCTTCGCGGCAGCTCCCTTGTATGCTTTGCTGCGCTGTGCCATCTGCTTGTTCTCCTTATGCAGTCGTGGTCGTCGGACCGCGCCGGGCCCTGCCACTCACGCCGTCCCGCTCCCGCGGTGCCGTCGTGCTGTGAAATGGTGGTGTGCCCTCGTCCGGAGGTACCGGACACGGGCGGGGTGGTGGGGCTGTCAGCCCTCGACCGTGATGCCCATGGAACGGGCGGTGCCGGCGATGATCTTCGCCGCTGCCTGCACGTCGTTGGCGTTGAGGTCTTCCATCTTCATGGTGGCGATCTCCTCGACCTGGGCGTTGGTCAGCTTCGCGACCTTCACCGTGTGAGGCGTACCGGAGCCCTTGGCGACGCCGGCAGCCTTCTTGATCAGCTCGGCGGCCGGAGGGGTCTTGGTGATGAAGGTGAACGAGCGGTCCTCGTACACCGTGATCTCCACGGGGATGACGTTTCCACGCTGGGATTCCGTCGCGGCGTTGTACGCCTTGCAGAATTCCATGATGTTGACACCGTGCTGGCCAAGCGCGGGACCGATCGGAGGAGCCGGGTTGGCGGCGCCTGCGTTGATCTGCAGCTTGATGAGGCCGGTGACCTTTTTCTTGGGGGCCATGAAAGGGTCCTTCTCTTGCATTGCGTTCCCGCCGGACAGGAGCGTCCTGCGGGGTGGTGGCCGTTCTGGCGTGACGGCCTGACGGCGCTCCCCGACCAAGCAAGCCGGGTGGCGCCGAAGCTTTACTGGATCTTGGTGACCTGGTTGTACGAGAGCGTGACAGGCGTCTCGCGCTCGAAGATCGAGACGAGCACGACGAGCTGCTGCGACTCGTGCTTGATCTCCGAGATGGTCGCCGGGAGGGTCTCGAAGGGCCCCTCGTTGACGGTGACGGACTCGCCGACCTCGAAGTTGACGGTCGCCGGGGTGAACTGCGGCTGCACCGGCTTGCCCGACTCCGCGTCGGTGTGGACGATGGTGTGCTCGAGCATCGAGAACACCTCGTTGAGGCTCAGCGGGACAGGGTTGTGGGCGTTGCCGACGAAGCCGGTGACACCCGGCGTGTGCCGGACCGCACCCCAGGACTCGTCGGTGAGGTCCATCCGGACCAGGACGTAGCCGGGGATCCGCACGCGGTTGACGATCTTCCGCGTGGTGTTCTTGATCTCGACGACCTCTTCCATCGGTACCTGGATCTCGAAGATGTAATCTTCCATGTCCAGCGTCTGGATGCGGGTCTCGAGGTTCGCCTTCACGCGGTTCTCGTAGCCGGCGTAGGAGTGGATGACGTACCAGTCACCCTCCTGGCGGCGGAGCTTGGCCTTGAAGTCGGCGACCGGGTCCGGAGCCTCTTCGGCGGGGGCGTCGTCGCCCTCCGACCCGGTGGCCTCGTCGATCGAGCCGGCGGCCTCGTCGACGGCGTCCGTGGCGGTCGCCTCGATGTCGGCGTCGGCCGCGTCCGAGGCGTCGGCCTCGACGTCGTCCGCGAGGAGCCCGTCCTCGGCGGTGACATCGGTGGCGGAGGGGTAGGCGCCGGAATCCTCAGCAGGCACGTCGAGGTCGGAGTCCGCCTCTACTGCGTACTCCTCGTTCTCCAGACCATCTTCGGGAGTGATCTGCCGTTCGAGTTCTTGCTCGGACACCTAGCCGCCTGCTTTCGAAAGTTGTCTTGCTTGCCTGTACTCAATCCGACACGTCAACAGCCGTACCGGAGCGTGCATTCCTGCGGTCGGGATCAGTTGTCGCCGAAGACCCATACCGCGCCGGCCCCGAACAGGAGGTCCAGGGCGGTCACGACGAGCATCATGATGACCACGAAGGCGAGGACGGTGATGGTGAATCGAACCAGTTCCCGGCGGGTTGGTGTGACGACCTTCCCCAGCTCCGCGAGGACCTGGCGGATGAACAGCATGATGCGTCCGAAGAACCCGCGTCGGGGAGCCTTCTTCTCGGCGGGGCTTCCCTTGGAGCTGCTCGCAGCCGTATCGGTCACCGTCAACCTCATCAATCTGTGTGGTGTTCCAGCCGGACCACCAGTGGCGCCCCCAGCTGATCATGTTTACCGCCGCGCGGGGCCTGTGCCTGCGCCGGGGCTTCGTGATCTTTTTCTGCCGTGCCTTCGCCAGCTACCTGCGAAGGCTACGCGCAGGGCAGACAGGACTCGAACCTGCAACCTGCGGTTTTGGAGACCGCTGCGCTACCAATTGCGCCACTACCCTTTGGTTTTGAAGACGTACAGCTTCCATTCCGGACGGCCCGTCGAGGGCACGATCCATCATGGTGTTTCAACACCGAGGAACAAGTCTACGCACTCACCGGCGGAACGTCGAACCGGGCGCCCCGATCGGCGTCCGGACGGCGTTCTCCGCGGCTCGCGCGCGGTTCCTGCGGCACCGTGACGCCTCCGGTCGGGGCCCCGCAGGTGCCAGCACCTAAGCTGGAAGCTGACAGCAGACCCTCACGGAACGGGACCCGATGAACGCGACGACCGACGACTCACTCCGCGCAGCACTCCCCCGGATCTCCCGGCGGATCGACTCGATCGCGGAGTCGGCGACGCTGGCTGTCGACGCGAAGGCCAAGGCGCTGAAGGCGGCCGGACGCCCGGTCATCGGGTTCGGCGCGGGTGAGCCCGACTTCCCCACTCCGGACTACATCGTCGAGGCGGCGATCGCGGCTGCACGCCAGCCCAGGTTCCACCGGTACTCCCCGGCCGGCGGGCTCCCCGAGCTCAAGCAGGCGATCGCCGAGAAGACCCTGCGTGACTCCGGGTACGCGGTGGATCCCGCCCAGGTGCTCGTGACGAACGGCGGCAAGCAGGCCGTCTACGAGTCCTTCGCGGGCCTCCTCGATCCGGGGGACGAGGTCCTCGTGCCCACCCCGTTCTGGACCACCTATCCGGAGGCCATCCGTCTCGCGGGAGGCGTGCCCGTCGAGGTGTTCGCCGGCCCCGAGCAGGGCTATCTCGTGACGGTCGACCAGCTCGAGGCCGCTTTGACGCCGCGCACGAAGGTGCTGCTGTTCGTGTCGCCGTCGAACCCGACGGGCGCCGTGTACGGCGCGGACGCCGTGCGGGAGATCGGGGAATGGGCTGCGGCGCGCGGGCTCTGGGTCGTGACGGACGAGATCTACGA
This genomic interval from Arthrobacter agilis contains the following:
- the rplA gene encoding 50S ribosomal protein L1, which translates into the protein MAQRSKAYKGAAAKIEADKQYAPLEAVVLAKETNPSKFDATVEVSFRLGVDPRKADQMVRGTVNLPHGTGKTARVLVFATGDRAEAAIAAGADFVGSDDMIEKVSGGWTDFDAAVATPDLMGKVGRLGKILGPRNLMPNPKTGTVTADVAKAVTDIKGGKIDFRVDKHSNLHFIIGKVSFDEQKLGENYAAALEEILRLKPSASKGRYIQKATVSTTFGPGISVDPNVTKVFTV
- the rplK gene encoding 50S ribosomal protein L11, which encodes MAPKKKVTGLIKLQINAGAANPAPPIGPALGQHGVNIMEFCKAYNAATESQRGNVIPVEITVYEDRSFTFITKTPPAAELIKKAAGVAKGSGTPHTVKVAKLTNAQVEEIATMKMEDLNANDVQAAAKIIAGTARSMGITVEG
- the nusG gene encoding transcription termination/antitermination protein NusG: MSEQELERQITPEDGLENEEYAVEADSDLDVPAEDSGAYPSATDVTAEDGLLADDVEADASDAADADIEATATDAVDEAAGSIDEATGSEGDDAPAEEAPDPVADFKAKLRRQEGDWYVIHSYAGYENRVKANLETRIQTLDMEDYIFEIQVPMEEVVEIKNTTRKIVNRVRIPGYVLVRMDLTDESWGAVRHTPGVTGFVGNAHNPVPLSLNEVFSMLEHTIVHTDAESGKPVQPQFTPATVNFEVGESVTVNEGPFETLPATISEIKHESQQLVVLVSIFERETPVTLSYNQVTKIQ
- the secE gene encoding preprotein translocase subunit SecE gives rise to the protein MTDTAASSSKGSPAEKKAPRRGFFGRIMLFIRQVLAELGKVVTPTRRELVRFTITVLAFVVIMMLVVTALDLLFGAGAVWVFGDN
- a CDS encoding pyridoxal phosphate-dependent aminotransferase, translating into MNATTDDSLRAALPRISRRIDSIAESATLAVDAKAKALKAAGRPVIGFGAGEPDFPTPDYIVEAAIAAARQPRFHRYSPAGGLPELKQAIAEKTLRDSGYAVDPAQVLVTNGGKQAVYESFAGLLDPGDEVLVPTPFWTTYPEAIRLAGGVPVEVFAGPEQGYLVTVDQLEAALTPRTKVLLFVSPSNPTGAVYGADAVREIGEWAAARGLWVVTDEIYEHLTYDGLPFTSIATAAPSLGDKVVILNGVAKTYAMTGWRVGWMVGPTDLVKAATNLQSHATSNVSNVPQMAALAAVSGPLTAVDEMKVAFDRRRRAMVSALNEIEGVECPTPHGAFYAYADVRALLGRSFDGVVPATSAELAALILEKVEVAVVPGEAFGPSGYLRLSYALGDEDLATGVARLQEFLGSAR